The Verrucomicrobiota bacterium genome has a window encoding:
- a CDS encoding DegQ family serine endoprotease yields the protein MQINIMKPHLFSRWYGVVAAGAVMAVGAVAGFSWARAAENRLPQLKSDDTPISRDIRAGHSYSAVVKRAAPGVVNIFTTRKIKLDRRSYPGIPFFPFFDNPEEEGGRSTRPRTHREQSLGSGVIVSRDGYILSNNHVIDGADEIRIVLSKDKKEYMAKVIGKDPKSDLAVLKMDAESLPYATLGDSDKLEVGDVVLAIGNPFGLGQTVTSGIISALNRGDLPIDVAYEDFIQTDAAINPGNSGGALVDAEGRLIGINTAILSRTGGNQGVGFAIPINMAKHVMMQLIEKGRVSRGYLGLLPQDLSSDLAREFKIEDGQGALVAQITENSAAEEAGLKPGDVITHLNGKSVKDAGGFRLMVSKNAPGTKVELKVLRDGRERTLKATLRELPEQPESASVDREKSSDSSALEGVEVSDVNSQARNRFRIPQDVKGAVITNVDPESASYLAGLRVGDVIMEINRKKVQNADDAVELSKNAKGSRVLVWVWSRGATRFITVDEGKAR from the coding sequence ATGCAAATCAACATTATGAAACCTCATCTCTTCAGTCGTTGGTATGGAGTTGTGGCGGCGGGTGCGGTCATGGCGGTTGGTGCCGTCGCCGGGTTCAGTTGGGCACGCGCGGCCGAGAATCGGCTGCCTCAGCTCAAATCAGACGATACGCCGATCTCGCGGGATATTCGCGCGGGTCACAGTTACAGCGCGGTGGTGAAGCGCGCGGCGCCCGGAGTCGTCAACATTTTCACAACCCGCAAGATCAAGCTGGACCGGCGGTCGTATCCGGGTATTCCGTTCTTCCCGTTTTTCGACAATCCGGAGGAGGAGGGCGGGCGCTCCACCCGGCCGCGAACCCATCGCGAACAGAGCCTGGGGTCCGGAGTCATCGTGTCTCGCGATGGCTATATTCTCAGCAACAATCACGTGATCGACGGGGCCGATGAAATCAGGATCGTTTTGAGCAAGGACAAGAAGGAATACATGGCCAAGGTCATCGGAAAAGATCCCAAGTCCGACCTGGCCGTGCTCAAAATGGACGCGGAAAGTCTGCCCTACGCCACGCTGGGGGACAGCGATAAACTCGAAGTGGGTGATGTGGTGTTGGCGATTGGCAATCCGTTCGGCCTTGGCCAGACAGTGACCAGCGGCATCATCAGCGCGCTCAACCGGGGTGACTTGCCCATCGACGTCGCCTATGAGGATTTCATCCAGACCGATGCCGCCATCAATCCCGGGAATTCGGGCGGCGCTCTGGTCGATGCCGAAGGACGCCTAATTGGCATCAACACGGCGATTTTGAGCCGGACCGGGGGAAATCAAGGGGTAGGATTTGCGATTCCCATCAACATGGCGAAGCATGTCATGATGCAGCTCATCGAGAAAGGCCGTGTTTCCCGAGGGTATTTGGGTCTGCTTCCGCAAGATCTCAGCTCTGATCTCGCGCGCGAGTTCAAAATTGAGGATGGCCAGGGAGCCTTGGTCGCGCAAATCACCGAGAACAGCGCGGCGGAAGAGGCCGGATTGAAGCCCGGCGATGTGATTACTCACCTGAACGGAAAGTCCGTCAAAGATGCCGGAGGATTCAGGCTCATGGTCAGCAAGAACGCGCCGGGAACCAAAGTGGAGCTGAAAGTCCTGCGCGATGGCCGGGAACGCACTTTGAAGGCGACGTTGCGTGAACTGCCCGAACAGCCGGAATCCGCTTCCGTGGACCGGGAGAAAAGCTCCGACAGCAGCGCGTTGGAGGGCGTGGAGGTGAGTGATGTCAACAGCCAGGCACGTAATCGCTTCCGCATACCCCAAGATGTCAAAGGCGCGGTCATTACGAACGTCGATCCTGAGTCCGCCTCTTACTTGGCGGGGTTGCGCGTCGGGGATGTGATCATGGAAATCAATCGCAAGAAGGTGCAGAACGCCGACGACGCGGTCGAGCTGAGCAAGAATGCCAAGGGCAGCCGTGTGCTGGTGTGGGTTTGGAGCCGCGGAGCGACCCGATTCATCACCGTGGACGAAGGCAAAGCGCGCTAG
- a CDS encoding biotin--[acetyl-CoA-carboxylase] ligase translates to MDARILAALRNSAEAPLSGMDLAQLLGISRAAVWARIESLRQSGFGIEASPHTGYRLVQTPEALHADDLRSRLPESAVIGARIHVLGETSSTNDMLEERARQGAPEGTVVFAESQTRGRGRLGRVWHSPPGQGLWFSVLLRPKIQPQAVTRITIATASGAARALTLEAGIPIRIKWPNDLMIESRKVGGILTELSAETDGVKHVIVGIGIDVNQSAADFPPEVRKIATSLSLATGQKIDRARLASVLLRELDADYARLREGRFSEVAEEWEEQCSTLGRLVRIETGGRRLIGVAESIDAEGALLVRTEHGHLERVIGGDVALEK, encoded by the coding sequence ATGGATGCGCGGATTCTGGCTGCGCTCAGAAATTCCGCGGAGGCTCCGCTGTCCGGCATGGATCTGGCTCAACTGCTGGGCATCAGCCGCGCCGCCGTGTGGGCTCGGATCGAGTCTTTACGTCAATCGGGGTTCGGCATCGAGGCGAGCCCGCACACGGGCTACCGGTTGGTTCAAACACCGGAAGCGCTCCATGCCGACGACTTGCGTTCGCGTCTCCCGGAATCCGCGGTGATCGGCGCCCGGATTCATGTGCTGGGCGAAACCTCCTCGACCAACGATATGCTTGAAGAACGGGCGCGCCAGGGCGCTCCCGAGGGAACCGTGGTATTCGCCGAGTCGCAGACGCGGGGTCGCGGAAGGCTCGGACGGGTTTGGCACAGCCCGCCGGGACAAGGCCTGTGGTTTTCGGTGTTGTTGCGCCCGAAGATTCAGCCCCAAGCGGTAACCCGCATCACCATCGCCACCGCCTCTGGCGCCGCCCGGGCGCTGACGCTCGAAGCCGGGATCCCAATCCGGATCAAGTGGCCCAACGATCTGATGATCGAGTCGCGCAAGGTCGGCGGCATCCTCACCGAATTGAGCGCCGAGACGGACGGGGTGAAGCATGTGATCGTGGGGATCGGCATCGATGTCAATCAATCCGCCGCGGACTTTCCCCCTGAGGTGCGAAAAATAGCGACTTCGCTGTCCTTGGCGACGGGCCAGAAAATTGACCGAGCCAGGCTCGCGTCCGTCCTCCTGCGCGAATTGGACGCGGATTACGCCCGGTTGCGAGAGGGGCGGTTTTCTGAAGTGGCTGAGGAATGGGAGGAGCAGTGCTCGACATTGGGAAGGTTGGTTCGGATTGAAACGGGCGGCCGCCGGCTGATCGGCGTCGCGGAATCCATCGACGCCGAAGGCGCGCTGCTTGTGCGGACGGAGCACGGCCATCTCGAGCGGGTGATCGGCGGGGATGTCGCCTTGGAGAAGTAA
- a CDS encoding type III pantothenate kinase: MQALFDIGNTHTHVAFATGGRIGRMFEVPTAEWELGGAAGRVLKQAGRRRVESAAICSVVPMATGSVVRFLEETWKVRPFQLTHRVTGGLKIDYPRPSSIGPDRLANAIAALSLLAPPLVVVDFGTAVTFDVVDRRGCYVGGIIAPGLAAMTDYLHEKTALLPRIRIRREPAVIGRSTRQAMRIGAIHGYRGLVRELIRELARELGVRRLPVLATGGYASLIADQLSEIDRVEPKLTLAGLLRASRCGTMGAWSGADPGAGRDP, encoded by the coding sequence ATGCAGGCCTTGTTCGATATTGGCAACACTCACACCCACGTCGCGTTTGCGACGGGTGGACGGATTGGCAGGATGTTCGAGGTCCCGACGGCGGAATGGGAACTCGGGGGCGCGGCAGGACGGGTTTTGAAGCAAGCCGGAAGGCGGCGGGTCGAGTCTGCGGCGATCTGCAGCGTGGTGCCGATGGCGACCGGCAGTGTGGTCCGATTTCTCGAGGAAACATGGAAGGTGCGGCCCTTTCAACTCACGCATCGGGTGACGGGAGGCCTCAAGATCGATTATCCCCGGCCATCCTCGATTGGTCCTGACCGGCTTGCCAACGCCATCGCGGCGCTCTCCCTCCTGGCACCTCCGTTGGTGGTGGTGGACTTTGGAACGGCGGTGACCTTTGATGTGGTGGATCGCCGCGGGTGTTATGTCGGAGGCATCATCGCGCCTGGATTGGCCGCGATGACGGACTACTTGCATGAAAAGACTGCGTTGCTGCCGCGGATCCGCATTCGCCGGGAGCCTGCGGTGATTGGAAGGAGCACGCGGCAGGCCATGCGGATTGGTGCCATCCACGGCTACCGCGGTTTGGTGAGGGAATTGATTCGCGAGCTTGCTCGGGAGTTGGGCGTTCGCCGCCTGCCGGTGTTGGCGACGGGAGGGTATGCGTCGTTGATCGCGGATCAACTTTCAGAGATCGACCGGGTTGAGCCCAAGCTGACTTTGGCGGGATTGTTGAGAGCTTCCCGCTGCGGAACCATGGGGGCGTGGAGCGGCGCCGATCCGGGCGCTGGGCGCGATCCGTAG